A window from Opitutia bacterium ISCC 52 encodes these proteins:
- a CDS encoding mandelate racemase/muconate lactonizing enzyme family protein — MKIDCIETFYLESPIDEPFGWSQGWAEKRTALICKISTDEGIVGWGEGGGLPSQSVIHDIFAPLLLGKDPGSINAHWHRLFHSLHNDNLAGGFGGGALSAVDIALWDIAGKVSGKSVSELLGGPVREKVPVYATGLYYQDDPDYEKLKAEAQSYVDAGYAGMKTKVGGLSVKEDLERVAAIREAIGPEQYLMVDANKAYNVSTAIDAGNQLADLDIHWFEEPVMANDVDGYLEVKAGQPITVAGGEVWYNRFDARDFLSQRALDIAQPDVRFVGGISEFRNVATTANAMGIQVNPHVWGSAIMISASISLTSTFPPCPYARTPRPYEQEPVMEFDQTPNPIRNDLASVTFEQKDGFVELPAGPGLGLEIDESVLNQFCSRKNLSK; from the coding sequence GTGAAAATTGATTGTATAGAAACTTTCTACCTGGAGAGTCCCATTGATGAACCGTTTGGATGGTCACAAGGGTGGGCTGAGAAACGAACTGCGCTTATCTGCAAAATTTCGACAGATGAGGGAATTGTAGGATGGGGGGAAGGTGGAGGATTGCCTTCTCAATCAGTTATTCACGATATCTTCGCTCCCTTGCTTTTAGGTAAGGATCCAGGATCCATTAATGCACACTGGCATCGTTTATTTCATAGCCTGCATAATGACAATCTAGCCGGTGGCTTCGGGGGTGGTGCGCTTAGCGCTGTCGACATAGCACTTTGGGATATTGCTGGGAAAGTTTCCGGTAAGAGTGTTTCTGAGCTTTTAGGAGGGCCGGTTCGTGAAAAAGTGCCGGTGTATGCAACAGGGCTTTACTATCAGGATGATCCTGACTACGAAAAATTGAAAGCCGAGGCGCAATCGTATGTAGATGCTGGGTACGCTGGGATGAAAACCAAAGTGGGGGGTCTCAGTGTGAAGGAAGACCTAGAGCGAGTGGCTGCCATTCGGGAAGCGATCGGTCCCGAACAATACTTGATGGTCGATGCCAACAAAGCCTACAATGTTTCAACTGCCATTGATGCCGGAAATCAATTAGCTGATTTGGATATCCATTGGTTTGAAGAACCAGTAATGGCCAACGATGTGGATGGCTATCTTGAGGTAAAAGCCGGTCAGCCTATCACCGTAGCTGGCGGTGAAGTTTGGTACAATCGTTTTGATGCCCGAGATTTCCTGTCACAAAGAGCTCTGGATATCGCCCAGCCCGATGTTCGGTTTGTGGGTGGTATATCTGAATTTCGCAATGTGGCTACTACAGCCAATGCCATGGGGATTCAGGTGAATCCGCATGTGTGGGGATCGGCGATCATGATTTCAGCCAGTATTAGCCTGACCTCAACGTTTCCACCTTGTCCTTATGCACGAACACCGAGGCCCTACGAACAGGAGCCTGTTATGGAGTTCGATCAAACGCCAAATCCGATTCGCAACGATTTGGCGTCCGTGACTTTCGAACAAAAGGATGGATTTGTGGAGCTGCCTGCAGGACCCGGTCTCGGATTGGAGATCGATGAATCTGTGCTTAACCAGTTTTGCTCAAGAAAGAATCTGAGTAAATAA
- a CDS encoding CBS domain-containing protein: protein MNLRKALENETVSHVGFPAPVTIQQDQPVRRAVERMKRRRVGCILILSGESLVGIFTERDLITRVLGQRGTMDLAVSELMTPKPEVARTDEPIKVVLSRFMQKGMRHLPVLDSADRPVGTLSVRRAVHFLSDHTSDTLYNLPPTHNQVPTARGGG, encoded by the coding sequence ATGAACCTCCGTAAAGCGCTCGAAAACGAAACCGTATCCCACGTTGGGTTTCCTGCGCCCGTCACCATCCAACAAGATCAGCCAGTTCGAAGGGCAGTCGAGCGCATGAAAAGGCGTCGCGTAGGCTGTATTCTAATACTGAGCGGAGAAAGCCTGGTGGGTATTTTTACCGAACGGGATCTGATTACCCGGGTACTAGGACAACGTGGAACAATGGACCTGGCAGTTTCGGAATTGATGACACCGAAGCCTGAGGTCGCACGGACCGATGAGCCCATCAAAGTGGTGCTTTCTCGATTCATGCAAAAAGGCATGCGCCACCTTCCTGTGCTCGATTCGGCCGACCGTCCTGTGGGTACCTTATCCGTTAGGCGTGCCGTACATTTCCTTTCCGATCACACATCAGATACCCTGTATAATCTTCCTCCTACTCACAACCAAGTGCCAACCGCCCGCGGAGGCGGCTGA
- a CDS encoding CBS domain-containing protein, giving the protein MLCPYCGFENIVGADTCEGCSQDLTSLENHGPQSDMEQSILVTSLAHLGPKIPVIVSPTISVENVISILQENHIGCVLVGSSDRIVGIFSERDALNKVARRFKEVAPQPISRFMTSDPETLDANTPIAFAINEMSVGHFRHLPVTYKGKLEGVISIRDMLQFLSSKFPDLIHAS; this is encoded by the coding sequence ATGCTTTGTCCCTACTGTGGTTTCGAAAACATCGTTGGTGCTGACACCTGCGAAGGCTGCAGCCAAGATCTGACCAGCCTGGAAAACCACGGTCCACAGTCAGATATGGAGCAAAGTATCCTGGTCACTTCACTGGCCCATCTGGGACCGAAGATTCCAGTCATCGTCTCCCCAACTATCAGTGTTGAAAATGTAATTTCGATCCTTCAGGAAAACCACATCGGTTGCGTATTGGTAGGCAGCTCCGACCGGATAGTAGGTATTTTCAGTGAGCGAGATGCACTCAATAAAGTGGCAAGACGCTTCAAAGAAGTAGCTCCACAACCTATCTCGCGCTTCATGACATCCGATCCTGAAACGCTCGATGCGAACACTCCCATTGCATTTGCCATCAACGAAATGTCCGTCGGGCACTTTCGTCATTTGCCAGTTACCTACAAAGGAAAACTTGAGGGTGTCATCTCCATCAGAGACATGCTGCAATTCCTAAGCTCGAAATTCCCTGATCTCATTCACGCCTCTTAA
- a CDS encoding sulfatase-like hydrolase/transferase, which produces MKIYPSNLHYIQHFILYFAAFYLFAASGIDAADTSQPNIIVIMTDDMGYAGPSIDPYSNPHYETPGMDQLAREGLLFTDFHSSSPVCSPTRTGLLTGRYQRRAGIEAVIHPYSGHPEHRKGLKKTEKTFAELFGAAGYKTGIVGKWHMGYPEKNPEYHPDNHGFDYFRGYHSGNIDYINHWGDHYEHDWWHGRTETVEEGYTTHLINKYALEFIEDNKDQPFCLYIAHESPHAPIQGPNDPIQRGPGLEERETPMEEAMKQMMLEMDIGVTQVREKVVELGLEKNTLILFFSDNGDAPNTASGSPLLRAHKGSVYEGGHRVPAIAWWPGRIEAGTRTDAQAITIDVMPTILSIAGIDTDSDRPMDGIDISPVLFEHGPLPDRPLFWSYLSNGGARSEAMRHGSWKLVLQHPGAPEGTYLNQVAELYNLEKDLGETTNLLSRQPKQAARMLQQLYAWLKETEATQTPQEGDWVESGLTGAEANAAFKKFRDETQASYSTKP; this is translated from the coding sequence ATGAAGATTTACCCATCCAATTTACACTATATCCAGCATTTCATACTGTATTTTGCTGCATTCTACTTATTTGCAGCTAGCGGTATTGATGCCGCCGATACGAGCCAACCGAACATTATCGTCATCATGACCGATGACATGGGATACGCAGGACCGAGCATCGACCCCTACAGCAATCCGCATTACGAAACACCAGGCATGGACCAACTAGCACGGGAAGGTCTGTTGTTTACCGACTTCCACAGTTCGAGTCCCGTCTGCTCCCCTACCCGCACAGGCCTACTGACAGGGCGTTACCAACGACGGGCTGGTATTGAGGCCGTCATTCACCCCTACTCGGGTCATCCAGAACATCGGAAGGGATTGAAAAAAACAGAAAAAACCTTTGCGGAGCTGTTCGGAGCAGCCGGCTACAAAACAGGTATCGTGGGTAAGTGGCATATGGGATATCCGGAAAAGAATCCTGAATATCACCCAGACAACCACGGCTTCGATTACTTTCGCGGTTACCACAGTGGAAATATTGATTACATCAATCATTGGGGAGACCACTACGAGCATGACTGGTGGCATGGTCGCACCGAGACCGTAGAAGAAGGATACACGACTCATTTGATCAATAAGTACGCCTTGGAATTCATCGAAGATAACAAAGACCAGCCTTTCTGCCTCTATATCGCCCATGAGTCTCCCCATGCACCGATTCAGGGACCCAATGACCCCATTCAGCGTGGCCCCGGACTGGAAGAACGGGAAACACCCATGGAAGAAGCCATGAAACAGATGATGCTGGAAATGGATATAGGTGTAACGCAGGTTCGCGAAAAGGTGGTGGAGCTGGGTTTGGAGAAGAACACATTGATTCTGTTCTTTTCTGACAATGGGGATGCGCCCAACACAGCGAGCGGCAGTCCGCTTCTTCGTGCTCACAAAGGGTCGGTTTACGAAGGAGGCCACAGAGTTCCGGCTATCGCCTGGTGGCCCGGACGAATTGAAGCCGGCACACGCACAGACGCACAGGCTATCACCATTGATGTCATGCCGACGATACTGTCCATCGCCGGCATCGATACAGACAGTGATCGCCCCATGGACGGAATCGATATTTCACCTGTTCTATTTGAACATGGGCCGCTACCGGACCGACCACTCTTCTGGTCCTACCTATCCAACGGTGGTGCCCGTTCCGAGGCTATGCGCCATGGATCCTGGAAACTAGTTCTTCAACATCCCGGAGCGCCCGAAGGCACCTACCTCAATCAAGTAGCAGAACTCTACAACTTGGAGAAAGATCTTGGTGAAACGACGAATCTACTAAGCAGACAACCTAAACAAGCTGCTCGTATGCTTCAGCAACTATACGCTTGGTTGAAGGAAACAGAGGCAACTCAAACACCCCAAGAGGGTGACTGGGTTGAATCCGGCCTAACAGGTGCGGAAGCAAATGCGGCATTCAAGAAATTCCGCGATGAGACTCAAGCATCCTACTCTACAAAGCCCTGA